The Fusarium oxysporum Fo47 chromosome II, complete sequence genome includes a region encoding these proteins:
- a CDS encoding major facilitator superfamily domain-containing protein yields the protein MDPDKTSTDGTDNMRGSTGEQPLLSTPDMDRRIRHAFDRRVMPVVCCLYVLSYLDRGNIGNAKTAGAQEALNLSSDDWSWVLNSFYIAYILFEWTTMLWKIFPAHIYVSILCVCWGTAAMCSGAVHNMTQLIVTRIFLGIFEATFGAGAPFFLSCLYKRRELGLRMSILLGMSPLANTFASSLAYGITHIKGSLAPWRLLFIIEGAPTIAFAPVVYFFLIDSPATAKFLTEEERYFAVQRVQGPDGAKKSVNWRQIIAGILDYKNYVHSIIHFCCNFSFAALSNFLPTIVSAMGYSSINAQGLTAPAYFTAFLLCMGAAFFSDRCGNRGFVVAGFAAMATVGYGLLAGIQDIHRPGPRYAGVWLAACGIFPALCINITWLLNNQGRDSKKGAGLAITLIIGQCSSLLSSYMFPKEDAPFFVKGCAIGCGMSGAIVILALLMHFALERENKRNEKLYGPLDNDAEVDAADEGEQSRDFRYLT from the exons ATGGATCCAGACAAGACCAGCACAGATGGCACAGACAACATGAGGGGTTCAACAGGCGAGCAACCTCTCCTCTCAACGCCCGACATGGACCGAAGGATCAGACACGCC TTCGACCGTCGCGTCATGCCCGTCGTCTGCTGTCTCTACGTCCTATCGTACCTCGACCGCGGTAACATCGGCAACGCCAAGACCGCCGGTGCACAAGAAGCCCTGAACCTAAGCTCCGATGACTGGTCGTGGGTTCTCAATTCGTTTTATATCGCGTATATCCTGTTTGAGTGGACGACTATGCTTTGGAAGATATTCCCTGCTCATATCTATGTCTCGATCCTTTGTGTCTG CTGGGGAACGGCTGCGATGTGTTCTGGGGCAGTGCATAATATGACCCAATTGATAGTCACGCGCATCTTCCTCGGTATCTTTGAAGCTACCTTTGGCGCTGGTGCTCCATTCTTCTTATCGTGTCTGTATAAAAGAAGAGAGCTGGGTCTCCGGATGTCTATTTTACTTGGCATGTCTCCTCTGGCAAACACCTTTGCGTCAAGCTTAGCATACGGCATCACCCATATAAAAGGGTCTCTAGCCCCATGGAGATTATTATTCATCATCG AGGGCGCACCGACCATCGCCTTCGCTCCCGTGGTCtacttcttcctcatcgacTCCCCCGCAACCGCCAAGTTTCTCACTGAAGAGGAAAGATATTTCGCCGTTCAGCGCGTACAAGGTCCCGATGGAGCCAAGAAGAGCGTCAACTGGAGACAAATCATCGCCGGAATACTCGACTACAAGAATTACGTCCACTCCATTATTCACTTCTGCTGCAACTTTTCGTTTGCAGCTTTGTCCAACTTCCTTCCCACGATAGTCAGTGCCATGGGTTACAGCTCTATCAATGCCCAGGGACTCACAGCGCCGGCTTATTTCACGGCTTTCCTTCTCTGTATGGGAGCTGCGTTCTTCTCAGATCGGTGCGGAAATCGTGGGTTTGTCGTAGCTGGCTTTGCTGCCATGGCCACTGTTGGCTATGGTCTGCTTGCAGGTATACAAGATATCCATCGCCCGGGCCCCAGATACGCTGGTGTATGGCTCGCAGCCTGTGGAATCTTCCCAGCGCTCTGCATCAACATTACCTGGCTGCTCAATAACCAGGGACGCGATTCGAAGAAGGGCGCAGGTCTTGCCATTACTTTGATAATTGGGCAATGCTCGTCTCTCCTCAGCAGTTACATGTTTCCAAAAGAAGATGC ACCATTCTTTGTCAAGGGTTGCGCCATCGGCTGCGGTATGAGCGGCGCTATCGTTATCCTTGCTTTGCTTATGCATTTCGCCTTGGAGAGAGAGAACAAGCGTAATGAAAAACTCTATGGACCTTTGGATAACGACGCTGAGGTTGATGCTGCAGATGAGGGAGAGCAGAGCAGGGACTTCCGATATCTGACCTGA
- a CDS encoding heterokaryon incompatibility protein-domain-containing protein — translation MYKGLDTSKREIRLIELSTQTGGGILECKLLPATLLTDARKQYLALSYCAGDPIDTKDILVSGVRCNIFANLHHALVLARRYWIRSSRQTPLRLWIDQLCINQQDLKERSHQVGFMRDIYQGAERTLACLSTSKTSGRGMKWLIDLCDAVPSQEDDGPFQHDSEDEIGIDGEAESEDGTQESDELSDTSDSERLGGYRQQGLRVCDYFWDSMHIEKFVNGWIAFYDVLSSPWWNRAWICQEFLVSDHVSFMFGDHFVSWEQCWRTMQAFCGIHRNHLINRNKFLEFRNLSVGCPEDRQLCRILDIVNQRDLNRQVDHVGMALKMKIRWSGSLDIKALLSHSRSCKSSDDRDRVYAILGLASLGYQIFPGYSYDMTAAQVMIMTTKAIIDKEDSLYILVQATTLVRSKNLDVPSWVVDWSSTEASDIRNNHFGKRLLYRLSRIPQESPEHTFETITDRFQQTQAHILRVYGTFITKIWLETRGWPFADFIAPRGWQGGALASITDGDELWILHGLRVPIVQRPYRDGYQVVSSAFLMGQDDEGFGTPVISTEEGSVQNYTCNPMRNPDLWKLSIVSANF, via the exons ATGTACAAGGGTCTTGACACAAGCAAGCGGGAGATTCGACTCATTGAACTTTCTACACAAACTGGCGGCGGTATACTCGAGTGCAAGCTACTGCCTGCAACGTTGTTAACCGATGCACGAAAGCAGTATTTGGCTTTATCCTATTGTGCAGGAGACCCAATCGACACAAAGGACATCTTGGTGAGCGGGGTAAGATGCAACATCTTTGCGAACTTACATCATGCACTGGTACTCGCTCGCCGTTATTGGATTCGATCCTCAAGGCAAACCCCACTTCGACTTTGGATCGATCAGTTATGCATCAATCAGCAAGACTTGAAAGAGAGATCACACCAAGTCGGCTTCATGAGGGACATCTACCAGGGCGCGGAACGCACACTGGCTTGCTTATCGACATCAAAAACTAGTGGGAGGGGAATGAAGTGGTTGATCGACCTGTGCGACGCCGttccttctcaagaagacgaTGGACCATTCCAACACGACAGTGAAGACGAAATAGGTATCGATGGCGAGGCTGAATCAGAAGACGGTACCCAGGAAAGTGACGAACTGTCCGACACCTCCGACTCGGAGCGTCTTGGTGGATACAGACAGCAAGGGCTTCGTGTATGTGACTATTTCTGGGACAGCATGCACATCGAAAAGTTTGTGAATGGGTGGATTGCGTTCTACGACGTACTGTCCAGCCCATGGTGGAACCGAGCTTGGATCTGCCAGGAATTCCTGGTATCCGATCATGTCAGTTTCATGTTCGGCGACCATTTCGTCTCATGGGAACAGTGCTGGAGAACCATGCAAGCCTTTTGCGGAATACACAGAAATCACCTGATAAATCGGAATAAATTTCTGGAGTTCCGAAACCTTTCGGTAGGCTGTCCTGAGGATCGCCAACTTTGCCGCATCCTCGACATCGTTAACCAAAGAGACCTCAACCGTCAAGTCGATCACGTCGGGATGGCCTTGAAAATGAAGATCCGTTGGAGTGGCAGCCTGGATATAAAGGCTCTTCTATCGCATTCTCGATCTTGCAAGTCATCCGATGATCGTGATCGAGTATACGCTATTCTTGGATTAGCTTCGCTGGGATATCAGATCTTTCCTGGCTATTCATACGACATGACCGCAGCCCAGGTCATGATTATGACTACCAAGGCAATCATAGACAAGGAAGATAGCCTGTATATCCTTGTACAAGCTACTACATTAGTTCGATCTAAAAATCTCGACGTGCCCTCGTGGGTCGTCGACTGGTCTAGCACTGAAGCCTCGGATATTCGAAATAACCATTTCGGGAAGAGGCTATTATACCGACTGAGCAGGATACCCCAAGAATCTCCAGAACATACTTTTGAAACCATCACAGACAGGTTTCAGCAGACACAAGCACATATCCTAAGGGTTTATGGAACATTCATCACAAAAATATGGCTAGAAACAAGGGGATGGCCGTTTGCGGATTTTATAGCGCCGAGGGGATGGCAAGGCGGAGCTCTAGCTTCCATCACCGACGGAGATGAACTATGGATCTTACACGGGCTTAGAGTACCCATTGTCCAGCGGCCATATCGTGATGGGTACCAGGTCGTTAGTTCTGCCTTTCTCATGGGGCAGGATGATGAGGGTTTTGGGACACCGGTGATATCCACTGAAGAGG GCTCTGTTCAGAATTATACGTGTAATCCGATGCGTAATCCCGATCTCTGGAAGCTTAGCATTGTCTCAGCTAACTTCTAG